One Penicillium oxalicum strain HP7-1 chromosome III, whole genome shotgun sequence genomic region harbors:
- a CDS encoding SWR1-complex protein 5, translated as MSADPTVTAALDLEDEQYESAEDEDFQLDTVQDDSELSSDEEESSEPAKKKRKTDKSDEAIDAELDSGDEVTIQKAREGRTQSKKKKTKGDEQAIGEDVDFDEDEETGTGGFVRTRAMKKHIQEEERKPLARIDGATVDVDALWAQMNSLQNPVSLSEPQIIEKEEIAPAASGPEPLSSRTPHVAPQLNGDSSQRKHTEQMVRIKRTYKFAGEVITEEKLVLKDSAEAKAFLSGGENVEFTEVVEGDETKNLHNLRRPLRKISRFDPNPSNMIKKSWEKQALTDSAADATGPKINTVEKSRLDWAQYVDKAGIKDELRTHSKAKEGYIGRMDFLGRVESKRDEEARQARLRGV; from the exons ATGTCTGCTGATCCTACTGTGACCGCAGCTCTTGATCTGGAGGACGAGCAATACGAGTctgccgaggatgaagactTCCAGCTCGATACGGTGCAGGACGACTCGGAACTAtcctccgacgaggaagaatcCAGCGAACCCGCCAAGAAGAAACGCAAGACTGATAAGTCCGATGAGGCTATTGATGCAGAATTAGATTCTGGCGACGAAGTCACGATACAAAAGGCACGAGAAGGGCGAACTCAgtcgaagaaaaagaagaccaaagGCGATGAACAAGCGATCGGTGAGGATGTGGATTttgatgaggacgaggaaacGGGGACGGGGGGGTTTGTGCGGACACGCGCGATGAAAAAGCACAT ccaggaagaagagcgaAAACCGCTTGCTCGAATCGATGGCGCAACAGTAGATGTTGATGCCCTCTGGGCGCAAATGAATTCCTTGCAGAACCCAGTCAGCCTCAGCGAACCCCAGATAatcgagaaagaggagatAGCACCAGCAGCATCCGGTCCAGAGCCCCTCTCTAGTAGGACACCCCATGTCGCTCCTCAACTGAATGGCGATAGTTCTCAACGCAAACACACAGAGCAAATGGTCAGAATCAAGAGAACCTATAAGTTCGCGGGCGAAGTGATCACCGAAGAAAAGCTTGTACTCAAAGACTCGGCCGAGGCCAAAGCGTTTCTGTCCGGTGGAGAGAATGTGGAATTCACAGAAGTGGTCGAGGGCGACGAGACAAAGAACCTTCACAATCTACGTCGACCTCTCCGGAAAATTTCGAGATTCGATCCCAACCCGTCTAATATGATCAAGAAGAGCTGGGAGAAACAAGCCCTCACTGACAGTGCGGCAGATGCCACTGGCCCTAAGATCAACACCGTGGAGAAATCTCGGCTGGATTGGGCGCAGTATGTGGACAAGGCGGGCATCAAGGACGAACTTCGCACACACAGCAAGGCAAAGGAAGGCTATATTGGCCGGATGGACTTTTTGGGACGAGTGGAATCTaagagagatgaagaggcTCGCCAAGCTCGGCTTCGGGGGGTTTGA
- a CDS encoding Ribonuclease T2: MTISRSSLLGLAATSLATGVSAQLETCSNNNVFSCQSSSQTPTCCFNYPGGALLQTQFWDTNPSTGPSNSWTIHGLWPDNCDGTYEASCDSSRAYTNISDILLSQGRDDLLSYMQDYWVDINGDDESFWAHEWGKHGTCINTINPECYSNYSPQEEVGQFFQKVVDLFQGLDTYQALADAGIRPSTSKTYRLSDIQAALSNLHDGASVYLGCSSGKLNQVWYFFNVAGNAITGQYEAVDTLTKSSCPSTGIKYLPK, from the exons ATGACAATTTCTCGCTCTTCTCTTCTGGGCCTGGCGGCCACTTCGCTGGCGACAGGTGTGTCTGCTCAACTGGAGACTTGCAGTAACAACAACGTCTTCAGTTGCCAGAGCTCATCTCAGACCCCCACCTGCTGCTTCAATTACCCTGGTGGCGCCCTCTTGCAGACCCAATTCTGGGACACCAACCCTTCCACCGGTCCATCCAACTCGTGGACTATCCACGGTCTCTG GCCTGACAACTGCGACGGTACCTACGAAGCAAGCTGTGACTCCAGCCGTGCCTACACCAACATTTCCGATATCCTGCTGTCTCAGGGTCGCGACGATCTCCTGTCATACATGCAGGACTATTGGGTTGATATCAACGGCGATGACGAGTCCTTCTGGGCCCACGAATGGGGCAAGCACGGCACCTGCATCAACACCATTAACCCCGAGTGCTACAGCAACTATTCCCCACAGGAAGAAGTCGGCCAATTCTTCCAGAAGGTGGTTGATCTGTTCCAGGGTCTTGATACCTACCAG GCGCTCGCCGATGCTGGCATCCGCCCCAGTACTAGCAAGACGTACAGACTCAGCGACATTCAGGCTGCCCTGAGCAACTTGCACGATGGTGCTTCGGTCTACCTTGGTTGCTCCAGTGGTAAGCTGAACCAGGTGTGGTACTTCTTCAACGTTGCCGGCAACGCTATCACCGGACAATATGAGGCTGTTGACACCT TGACCAAGTCCAGCTGCCCCAGCACTGGTATCAAGTACCTCCCCAAGTAA